CGAAAAAATTCTATGCACATTGCCTCCGTGTCTTCTTTTTGTTCACAGAACTTGTGAACTTCCAGATTCCTATTGTCTTTTTCTTTACCTTTGCCAAAGGCAAATGAATTGCAGAATTGCACAAAGAGTACataagtgatggattgggaaaaCATATAGGATAGTTTCTATGTTTTGGATGTCAGATGTACCTTGCGGATAGTAGTTGCTTTTGCAGTCGTGCCATCAACCAAAGGTTCCTCGTCAGTTTGATTGATCTCTTTACCGTCGTCATCACTCTTTTGATGATTCAATTTGCCCTTATCACTAGAATCATGCCGTTTATGATGGTGATGGTGGTGCCCATGACCCATGCTATGTGCCCCATTTTGAGAATTGTCTTCAACATACCTCACAATCTTCTCAACAATAAAAAAGAGTACAATGCCAACTGCACAAAACAGTTGCTAGCAAGATTTTAGACACATGGAGAAAGAAAATAGATCAAGGAGGTTAGACACATGGAGAAAGAAATTGCTGAGAGATGAAATGTTTGGAATAATTGGAATAAGTTCGTTTCATTAAGAGCTATTGTGATTAATGGCAGATTTAATACTCCGGGCTAAAAGAAACAGTCTGCAACAACTCAGTCAACAAATGTTCAGGGAAAAAAAGAGTCAAGAAGGGGACATCCACATATTGCAAAAAATGTGTCTAAAGGCCTAAAACCTGAAGTCATAAAACAAAACACAATTGGACATGTGTGTGGGATATACTCACATAGTATAGACAACCCCACAGAAAGATCTTCCAGTGAGTGTGCATGTGCATGCTCATGAGCATGGTCGTGACCCTCATGATCATGTGAGTGAGAATGCCCCCCACCtgagaaaaattagaaaaatatggtAAGTGAGAAAGGGTCACCTAAGGTGAATGAAGTAAAAGAACCGCATCTGCATGTATAAGGCGAGTAACAGAACGAAACTGAAGGAATGCAGTATACAGTAACATTGTACCAATGTGTGCAAAGTGTGGAAAATATTAAGAGGTGGCCCAGATATCAATGTGATGTTAGCATGAACAACATACAGTGATGTTTTTGAGGTTCAAAATTAACAGTTTAATAACTCTTAGCAAAACATAAAAAAATGCAAGAGACGTAGGAAGCAATACAATTTGATCATAATCCAACTGGTTTACCTGGTACACAGGTTTAGCGCTTTTAACAGAGCATTGGGCAGTAGACAAAATATGTTTGCTAGCCACGCTTCTATCTTAAATTGCAAGCAGCTTGATTTAGGGGGTCCTAAGTTACAATGGAGTAAATGGATCATTTATCATTTGTCCTTCGCAAAAACCCACCCATCGTTTATGATCCAAGATACCCTCCTACGGCAGTGAAGACATGGGGGGTAATATACTACATCCTTGAGAAAGCGATAGGGAACAGAGCCTCCTACGGCAGTGAAGACATGGGGGGTAATATACTACATCCTTGAGAAAGCAATAGGAAACAGTTTCAAGCAAATGAGAATTGATATTGGTGATGGGAAACATGAAACAGTGACTAGTAAAATACAAAGCAAgcacaaacaaaaacaaaagaaccaaaaaaaaaaagaccttaGCATGTATCAAAGGTTATACCAAAAGCATGTGGCAGTTGATGAAGAAATGAATCTCCAAGCATTGCTCCTGCCTGTAGAAACATCAaaaccaaacaagaaaaagcacATAAACTGTAACATCTTGATTCTGAGCAAAGTAGTAAAATTAGATTGATACTATGGGACTTCAAAAAGGATATTGGTGCAAGACAACATTATAAATAAGCTAGATGATCTCAAAATTTGGGGGCATAACCTCATGGTTGATATTAACTTATTTCAAATATCTAAAAAGCGTAAGTTTGTTTTGCACTGCATTGCCCATTCATTTACTTAAATATGTTCTGATATACAGAATCcatcagaaaaagaaaagatgttAACAAAACAAAGGCAGAGAACATATCAATACAGCCTGAATTTTCGAagttaattaattcatcatggatactccctctgtttttattttcatgtcgtattaggtttgtcctaTGTCAAATTTGGACAActttgatcaaattcatagaaaaaattAATAGCctttacaataccaaatttgtttcattgaatccGCCATGAAATATATGTTGATAGTACATATGTCAGGTagtatagttgttgctataGTTTTCTATAGACTTGGAAAGTTAGCcaaatttgacttaggacaaacctaatacgacatgcaaataaaaacggagggagtGTAATTTTACAGGCAATATTTCAAATGTAGAGCCAATTGTCCACGCATGAaacaaattcataagacaaCAGATAATTCATGTTTGTGACTTTCAGAGAATGCAGATAAATATGGCTGTTTATTAAATTGTAATCGCAGAATATTAACTCGGGGCAGATTAATTTCAGGCTGCACTCACTAGTCACCAGTAGAATGTAAAAGGACAATTATAATGTACTATTGGCTATGTAGTCAGTGAGTGGTTGTCAAGGTGTTAAAGAAAGATCCAAGTAAACACAGAATTGAGCAGACTGCAGACATATCCATTTGCTAGCTCGATTTAGCAAAACCTtgtaagggggtgtttagttggtgaaaaagtttgggtttggctactgtagcatatttcgttgttatttgacaattaatgtccaatcatgaattaattagcatcattaggttcatctcgtaggaatcagttggactatataattagttgtttttttcaactgcatttaatgcttcatacgtatgtccaaaaattcgatgtgacgggtactgcgCAAACTTTTTTGGAAACTACGCAGCCTAAGAGCTGCAGACTCTGCACTTACCCCAAACACTGCAAGTGCATCCACCATGGCCTTCGATGGTTTCCCCTGAACTGCAAAACAGGAACAAATCAACAATCAGAACCTGCGCAGAAGAGCGAGAAGATAATCCCCTGGgccagagggagggaggaggggcactCACAGAAGATGAccgggaggaggatgaggcagaCGAGCGACGCCATGCTGACCAGCAGCGAGCACCCCATCGCGCTCAGCCACACACCTGCCCGATCGAATCCCCAAATCAGTCGATCTCCTCGGCGTAAACCAAATCACGGGCAGAAATCGCGCCTCCGGCGCAGAAACGAGCGGGATCGGAACGAGAATGCCTAACCCATGGGCGACGCCTCCATgtcgccgtggccgtggccgtggccgtggctgtggctgtggccgtgatggtggtggtggtggccgtggTCATGCTCGTCGTAACCGAAGGAATCGAGCTCGAGATCCGCCTCCTCGGCCATCTCCTCCGGGAGCAGCCGCCGCTGGATCTCGTCGCGGCCGTgggcatggtggtggtggtggtgctcgtggtccgcgccgccgccgcagctgtgCCCGTGCCCGTGCTCGTGCGGCGGCTCGCCGTGGTCGTGGAAGGGGCAGGAGGAGTCCGAGTGCGctgcggcgggggcgggcgcggccgccaggagcagcaggagggcggcgaggctgcggcggcgcattgtggggggccgcgcgtgggggggggggggggggttacggGGAGCTGGCGAATCAGAATCAGGAGGCGGAGGGGCGCTTGCAGACGCCCTCGATGGTGACGACGAGGACGAGCACGAAGAGGAGCGCGACTATGCCCACCACCACGCCGAACGTCACCGCGTCCATGTCCCTCCAAATTTATAATTACACCCGCGCCCTCAATTAACTCGTGGAAAATTATAAATTTAGAACAAAACAAAAACGAATTGCACCGCCTCGCTGCGACACGAGCCTCGGATCGAGCACCGGCGCTGAGTGAGAAATTGAGGATTCTGACTCGACGGGCGGGGGAGTCGGAAGCTTCTCCGGGCTCGTGTCGTGCCTGCGTTGCGGCGGTGGCAAGCAAGGCGGCCCTCCGATTCGGAGAGCACGGCGAGGGGTCGAAGACGTGATTGAGTGACTACAGGAGAGAGAGGATCATCggacggcaggcggcggcgacaggTTGGTGACGAGAGCTCGAGAGGAACACGATGGGGAGTTGGGTGATCGGAATGGCTGATCGCGATGCAAAGTTTGCGGTGGTTGCAGGTTGGGCGACAGGATGACGGCCAGACGGGGGAAATAATGCAGAGCGCATCAGTCTGTCtgtcagggtgtgtttagttggtgaaaaagtttgagttttggtattgtagcacatttcgttgttacttaacaaataatatctaattatagactaattagttTTAAAAAATTCAGCTCGTGGTAATtaattagactgtgtaattagttatttttttaactgtatttaatatttcatacatgttctgaagattcgatgtgacggatagtGTGAGAAATTTTTAGGAAACTAAACGGGGCTTCACTGGAGCAACATCCCTTTCCCTGCTTAGAGGGATGTCGGCGCCACCACCGGCTCTCTCGTCGACCTTTCTTCATAGTACAGTAGGTTCCTTCAGGCTGAGTGATTGGCCGTGGTCGATGGTCGTCTGCTCGATGCTAGTAGTTCCTTCGCCCACATCGTGTCACACCTGCATGCTTCCGGAGTCTAGCACCAGTTCAGCTACCTGTTCTTAGCCGCGCCGCGCGGCAATACTACAGATGGGAGAGCGTAGTACGTACTTTCTGACTGTGACGCGCGTCACCGGCTTTTGTCTTTGTTTAACCACCGATCCAGCGGTAGCAGCTAGATCAACATAAAAATAGTTTAActctttcaaaaaataaaataagttATGCTGACTACTCAGTCTTAGTAGTGCTTAACTAGCAGTCCATTACTGATTAAGAATTTGGTACTGACACCAGTCTTACAATTTATAGCAAGCGCAGACCGTTCTTGCGTACTATTTAGTTAGTGAGTAGTCCTTTTATGTATTGTGTTCCTAGGTTCGGATTTTTATCTCGTAATCTAACAAAAGATGGATCTGCGCACCAAGTCGTGATGTGAAGTGTAACTCGAAACCGCTTCTTTCTATTTTAATAAAAAGAAGTGCAGCCCTCCTGtgtttttcaaaaagaaatttgaaatttaaaattttaaactgAGGAATTGCCAGTTTTCGATGTCCCATAGGGAACTTGTGGCGATTCAGAATCCAGTTGTCCTTCGATGTTCACTCGCACTACAAGAATTCTAATTTTTTATGACAAAAGTCCCCATGACGAGGACAAATATCGTCATATATTGTAACATAATATGACGAAAAAAACAGTGGCGTCATAAATTCATGAGACCTTGAACTATTTGTGACGACACTCTATATTATGTCACATAAAGATGTCGTGTGTCGTCACAAAATACCGGCTGGCAGTAGCCGATCGATGGAATTGTATTTGTGACGACGTGGAGTGGTTTTTTGTGACCTTTTTGTAGCATcattgtttttttaattttaacatGACGGTCCCCATCGTCATTATTCAGCCATAgtcctaaaaaaataaaaatcgtGAATATACTCCCAGTTCGAATCGTTCCCCAAAATCCCCCACTCCCACATGAGAGGCGACGGGCAGCGTTTGGGCGAGCGGAGCGCGGCTGCCGGTGAGAGGCTGGACCGAGcgtggctgccggcggcgggtggGCCGGTGTTGCGTGGCGGCCGGGCACAGGCGGAGGGGTTGGCGGGCGGCCTGGTGGAGCGCGGCGGCTGGCTGGTGGCGGATCTCGGCGTGAAGCTAGGGTTGACGgagcgcggcgggcggcagaGCTTGGCGGGCTGAGCGTAGCTTGCGGGCGGGCGGAGCGTCGGAGGGGCCCGGTTTGGCGGCGAAGCGgaggtcggttgggcggcgaggcgcgcgcggctGGCTGGCGGGCTGAGCGCGGTGGGCGGGCGGCAGAGCGTGGTGGGCGGGGTGAGCGAGGCTTGCGGGCGGGCGGGCCGACCGCGGCTCGCAGGCTGAGCATCGTCTTGGCGGTGGCAGCTCCTCATCGCCCTAGGTGTGCCATTTTGGCAGTGCCCCCTCCCTGTCCCCCCCTCTGTTGCCTTTCATTGTTGCTCACCTTCCCTCTTCAGTTGTCATGTCGCAGGCGTCCTCCTCAACCGCTCAGACTCAGCGGTCAAGTGCAGCTCGGGTTGCCCTGCAACCTGGACCccttgctgttgttgctgcagTGCCTCCGCCCACTGCTGTCGATCTGCAGGCGCCGCTTGATGATATGACCGGGTTACCATTGATCATGTGCCCGACTTGCAAGGATGTGCGGGTGTTTGCTGCCACTACCACGAAGTCTCAGTATAATATTGGAAAGAGGTTTTTCAAGTGCCCCCGACAAGGCTATGGAAATGTCAGTTCAGTGGTTCCCTGAATGTGCTTCCCTGATAATGGTAGTGTTTGTAGCATTCAGTGCCTGCACTATTGGTGTTAAATTGTCTGTGGTTGTCATTTGGATGCAGGGGAGATGTTCCAGGTATTTGTTCGAGGAGGAATATGTGGTGTACCTTGAGGATCATGGTTATCTACTTCCAGCTTCCTCGACCATTGCAGCTACTTCAACAACAGAAGTTCCCGAGCTGGTGGGAAAAATTGATAGCTTGGAGCAAAATCTGAACGAGGTGAAGGAAATGGTTGGCAAGAACAGGGAAGGCTTGGGAAGTTGCATTTGTCTTGTGTGTGGATGTGTGAATGTAACAATATTCGTGGTGT
The Panicum virgatum strain AP13 chromosome 6N, P.virgatum_v5, whole genome shotgun sequence genome window above contains:
- the LOC120678883 gene encoding IAA-alanine resistance protein 1-like; the protein is MRRRSLAALLLLLAAAPAPAAAHSDSSCPFHDHGEPPHEHGHGHSCGGGADHEHHHHHHAHGRDEIQRRLLPEEMAEEADLELDSFGYDEHDHGHHHHHHGHSHSHGHGHGHGDMEASPMGVWLSAMGCSLLVSMASLVCLILLPVIFFQGKPSKAMVDALAVFGAGAMLGDSFLHQLPHAFGGGHSHSHDHEGHDHAHEHAHAHSLEDLSVGLSILFGIVLFFIVEKIVRYVEDNSQNGAHSMGHGHHHHHHKRHDSSDKGKLNHQKSDDDGKEINQTDEEPLVDGTTAKATTIRKRSSSASSKATDGEHANSENDPAPDKALSSDGSYISNSNLVFGYLNLFSDGVHNFTDGMALGSAFLLHGSVGGWSRTLFLLAHELPQEVGDFGILVRSGFTVSKALFFNFLSALVALAGTALALSLGKDPGHSSLIEGFTAGGFIYIAVAGVLPQMNDQKTTLQSSIVQLISLAMGMLVALGISLVE
- the LOC120678189 gene encoding uncharacterized protein LOC120678189, with protein sequence MSQASSSTAQTQRSSAARVALQPGPLAVVAAVPPPTAVDLQAPLDDMTGLPLIMCPTCKDVRVFAATTTKSQYNIGKRFFKCPRQGYGNGRCSRYLFEEEYVVYLEDHGYLLPASSTIAATSTTEVPELVGKIDSLEQNLNEVKEMVGKNREGLGSCICLVCGCVNVTIFVVLAIGLVVAVLK